The following proteins are encoded in a genomic region of Mycobacterium kiyosense:
- a CDS encoding short-chain dehydrogenase/reductase: MARWLVTGCSTGFGREIARAALQAGHSVVVTARRAEAVQDFADEFGERALAVALDVTDAEQIAAAVKAAEDTFGGIDVLVNNAGHGYLSAVEEGEDAEVRKLFDVNYFGAVDMIKAVLPAMRARGSGHIVNISSMTGLVANPPNAYYSSTKFALEAVTEALAQEVRPLGIKVTAIEPGAFRTDWASRSMKESAHPIADYADVAARKDLIKQFADHLPGDPRKVAEAVLMVTGLDDPPLRLLLGRDVLKAMRDKIAAMSASIEEWKAVTKDVNFPGA; the protein is encoded by the coding sequence ATGGCGCGCTGGCTGGTCACCGGCTGTTCCACCGGCTTCGGCCGCGAGATCGCCCGCGCGGCACTGCAAGCCGGCCACAGCGTGGTGGTGACCGCACGACGGGCCGAGGCGGTGCAGGACTTCGCCGACGAATTCGGCGAACGGGCGCTGGCGGTGGCGCTCGACGTCACCGACGCCGAACAGATCGCGGCCGCGGTCAAGGCCGCCGAGGACACCTTCGGCGGAATCGACGTGCTGGTCAACAACGCCGGTCACGGTTACCTGTCGGCCGTCGAGGAGGGTGAGGACGCCGAGGTGCGAAAGTTGTTCGATGTCAACTACTTCGGCGCAGTGGACATGATCAAGGCGGTGCTGCCCGCGATGCGGGCCCGGGGAAGCGGGCACATCGTCAACATCTCGTCGATGACCGGCCTGGTGGCCAACCCGCCCAACGCCTACTACTCGTCCACCAAGTTCGCGCTGGAGGCGGTGACCGAAGCGCTGGCCCAGGAGGTGCGGCCGCTGGGCATCAAGGTCACCGCCATCGAACCGGGCGCGTTCCGGACCGACTGGGCGTCGCGGTCGATGAAGGAGTCCGCACACCCGATCGCCGACTATGCCGATGTGGCCGCGCGAAAAGACCTGATCAAGCAGTTCGCCGATCACCTGCCGGGCGACCCGCGCAAGGTGGCCGAGGCGGTGCTGATGGTCACCGGACTCGACGACCCGCCGTTGCGGCTGCTGCTGGGCCGCGACGTGCTCAAGGCGATGCGCGACAAGATCGCCGCCATGTCGGCGTCGATCGAGGAGTGGAAAGCCGTCACCAAGGACGTCAATTTCCCGGGCGCCTGA
- the ung gene encoding uracil-DNA glycosylase, which translates to MTARPLSELVEAGWARALAPVADQVSRMGQFLREEIAAGRRYLPAGPNVLRAFTFPFDQVRVLIVGQDPYPTPGHAVGLSFSVAPDVRPLPRSLSNIFDEYGSDLGFPAPSCGDLTPWAQRGVLLLNRVLTVRPNNPASHRGKGWEAVTECAIRALVAREQPLVAILWGRDASTLKPMLAEGDCTAIESPHPSPLSASRGFFGSRPFSRANELLTGMGAEPIDWRLP; encoded by the coding sequence ATGACCGCGCGTCCGCTGAGCGAACTCGTCGAGGCGGGCTGGGCGAGGGCGCTGGCGCCGGTGGCCGATCAGGTGAGCCGGATGGGGCAGTTCCTGCGCGAGGAGATCGCGGCCGGGCGACGCTACCTGCCGGCCGGGCCGAACGTGTTGCGCGCCTTCACTTTCCCGTTCGACCAGGTGCGAGTGCTGATCGTCGGGCAGGACCCGTACCCCACTCCCGGACACGCGGTGGGGTTGAGCTTTTCGGTGGCACCCGACGTGCGTCCGTTGCCGCGCAGCCTGTCGAACATCTTCGACGAATACGGCAGCGACCTCGGTTTCCCGGCACCGTCCTGCGGTGACCTGACGCCGTGGGCGCAGCGCGGCGTGCTGCTGCTGAACAGGGTGCTCACCGTGCGCCCGAACAACCCGGCCTCGCACCGCGGCAAAGGCTGGGAAGCGGTGACGGAGTGCGCTATTCGCGCGCTGGTGGCGCGCGAGCAGCCGCTGGTCGCGATCCTGTGGGGTCGCGACGCCTCGACTCTGAAGCCGATGCTGGCCGAGGGGGATTGCACTGCCATCGAATCCCCGCACCCCTCGCCGCTGTCGGCGTCGCGCGGGTTCTTCGGGTCGCGGCCGTTCAGTCGCGCCAACGAACTGCTGACGGGCATGGGCGCCGAACCGATCGACTGGCGGCTGCCCTGA